The Thamnophis elegans isolate rThaEle1 chromosome Z, rThaEle1.pri, whole genome shotgun sequence DNA window GAGACAGCATGATTACCTGTAGCTTTTTTGGCTGGGAGGGCagtcagaaaagaaataaaagatgaaaTTCTCTGGGTTAAGTGTAACTCCTTGTAGCTTTGTGGATATAGTTATGGAGATTTCTTGCAACTGCTGTCTTCCGTGTCTTTTGACTTCCCAATAGTCCTAGACCTGGTGATTTCCCACTAAAGGGACTAAGCAGGTTCAACCTAAGCACTGTAATTTGCTTTTAAATAGACAAAAAGTTATTGAGCTCAAATAGTTCACCAATGTTGCCAAACATTCCAAGTCCCCACCATCAGGATATTATCTCCTGCCTTAGCTGAGTTTTTgctttcttggttttttaaaaaaaatgttggtttATATACGGGAAATGTGTAGAATATTAGGAGGGTGAGGTGAATGTGACTATAAAGCACTTCCTAATTTGTGACTGAGGAAGAACAAAAGGAAGCATAGAAACCTGTTTTTCTAATTGGATTCATATAATTTGTTTCCCCAAGGGTGGTGCTTTGTTGTGTAGATTCATTTGTCTCCTGTTCAGAAATTACAAATGTTTGTCACCAATAAACTCATGGAAAGTTCAAACAGAGCCTGTACCTGATGGCCAACAGTTTTTTTCTTCCCCATCTGAGCGGGTCGCAGTCCTGAATATTGTATCCCACTTTAATTACGCTCCACATGCTCCTGGTTTGCCAAGATAGGTGGTTATGTGTGTCCTCAAATCTCCAACTTAGACCCACCTTTTAATTCCTTTCATTTTGCCATACGAGGAAATCACAAGCAAGGAGAAAAGAACTGAGGGATAACTGAGAGGAACAAACCCACTGACATTCTCAGATCAAAGGAGAGAATAAAGCTAATTTATGAGGTAGGACTTCAGGTGAAACAGAAAGCCTTCCCCATCATGGGGATTCACACATTCAAGACTCTAGAAACACAGGAATCATGAAATAGATATTGAATATACTTTATAAGCAATTTGTGTCAGCTGAGTATACAAAAGATAACATTTAATATTTGCAAGGTATTTTTTGTatgatgtgtttgtgtgtgtgtgtgtgcttataaAAGAGTTGCCATGGCTTTAAATTCCAAAATAACAAGCAGAAAGGAATACAACATAAAAGAATATGGGATATTTGCAGAGGAATACAGACCAAGAGAGcattacaaataaaacattttaaaagaagataTGGGCAAACAGTCTGCTGGTTTGGTTATGAATCCAAGATGGCAAGCACATTTCAAGCCAAGGGGAAGTCCTGGAGTTTTGGGGTACAAAACATTGGGAGAGAAAAGTCAAATGCTCAATTTTAATAAATGGAAATTATTCTGGCAGCAATACAGTAACATAATTCAGTGGAACCCTGTTCCAGTGTTGCACAAAAAAAAAGGTATAATCTAGGTGTGTTATGGTTGTGTCAACCTCTTGAAATTTAGTGCATAACTGTTGTGTGTCTGTTGTGGCAGTGTTATGACTGTAGTTTGTCTGGATGAGCATGTTCCACTGACTTCTCTTTCTAAACTTGATCCCATACCGCCGTAATGGTCACTAATCGCATAGTGATTGTATTCCTTTTCCTGAGCAAACATGAAATACAAAGTTTAGCATAGTTAACATATTCATTCTTATAAAGCTCCCTGAATCATTTTTAGGAAGCCATGATGCAGGCACCATCATTCAACCTGGACATCTTGTTAGCAAGCTGGGAAGTATTTTCTCCAGAAGACCATTTCTCTTTATCCCTCTGCCTCCAATTTATCCGGGAGTATATGCAGTATTATTTGAATAGAacagagggggaaaaagtccaAAGTTAGATCTGAAATTACAGGGTAATTAATGGATGAATGGGAAATACATACAGAATAGCAGATTTTTTCCATGTAGTTTCTtgtagtctcctgctttctacatTTCTAAAGTCAGGAGTCAGGAATTGTGGTTATTCAGTTACTGCTGAATTATAACTGCAAACAACCCCAAGTAACATGCCTATTATAAGAAGGTGTAGCATAGCAACATCTGAAGGGCTAAGCTGTACATCGATTATCATCAGCAATAGTTGTTTTTAACACGTTCCCTACACcggggggtctccaaacttggcaactttgcaacttgtgacttcaattcccagaattcctcagccggacTCCCTCTCTAAACATCTAAAAtacttttgttttcttgtttctatACATCAAATAGGCAGCACCACATGCCTCGTTTAGATAGCAATTTCTTTTGGAGCAGCTGAAATGCTTCCTTGAGGCTCTTCTAGATCAGACTTCCCCAACCTTTTCAGCTCTGCTGAGTGgcagtgggggggagaggagaggattccACACTTGCCCACTACTTCCGCAGCCTGGTTCCAAAAGGCTCAAGGCCTAGTAGTGGGCCGTAGCCGAGGGTCGGGACCTCTGTGTTCTAGATGACTGATCAACATCCTACTGTGGCAAGAGTCTTCTCTTGTTTTCTCTTAAATTTGCTTGGCTAAAAGTCGCCCTGCCAATTCTGGCACCTTATAAAGGAACTGCAATGTCCAGCCCAGTTTAGCTCTTGAAAACCCTGGTTATTAGCTATGTTGACTGAGAATTATGGAAGCCAAACATTTGGAGAGCAGCAGGTTAAGGATGTATACCCTACGGTATTGATCTCAGCAATAAAATGAGCCCTTAAAGAAATCAGTATTTGGACTCGATGATTATGTCCTGCCCAGCAACAATGATACACTGAAATTACCTTgtagcactccccccccccgctttttggGCATAATTTTTGCAAATATAGATAACAGTTTATTTTACATTACACAATACTTGCTTTGTTTTGATGTGCGAATCCAGCCACTATGGTCTGTGAACCGTGGTTTATGGCTTAATAGTATATGGCTGAGTGGGTAAATCATAGATTAAATAAAACCTGATCTAGCAGACACATAATCCTGCTCCATTTAGATCTACGGCAGATGATTTTATTGTCATCTTCAAGGAGGCAGGACCCATGACTGCTTTCATATGCTTTGGTAGCAGAGAGAAGCCTTTTCTGTACCCCAAATGGATAAGCAATTTTTAAGGAATGCAGCAGCAGCATTTTCTTCATAGGCAAGCAAAGGATATGAGGCGACAGGTACCCACCCACCCTGCCTGGAATGACTGCCAAACTGCATAGAGAGCCCTTATCTGGAGATTAAAAGAAGGGGAGGTCCAGAGACAGACCTGTGCACAATGAGAGAAAGGGTGGGAGAGGGGGAAACAGAGCAGAAGCCAAGCATGAGGCAGTGCAAGATTAATTGCTGAGATCTTTCCATGCTGTATGGCAGGTAAATCAAGGAAAATTGCTGCTTCTGCAAGGCTTTCCCTCAGGATGTTTCCTTGAGAACTTCTTGAAGGTGGGAACGAACCTCTATGGCAGAGTCCCAAGGGACTACAGTAGCCCGGTAAGCCCCGGGTGGGTTTTTCCTCCACTTCCTGGATGAGCTGATGCATGGGATAGCCCTTCCTTGGGAAGGCAATATCACTTGACTTCATTGCCATGGAGGGCAGAAGTCATTGGCTCCATCTCCCACATAGAAGATTCTCTCAATTTGTTTCCCTCCTGAGCTCTTTCTTCCAGGTATTCAGTCAGGATCTTCTGTTTGCACATATTTGAAGGGCACCGTGGGCAATTGTGTGAATGGTAAGGACCCAAGATGAAGTAGCCTGTCTTGTCAAAGCCGAAGGGTTACTGAATATTTTATGGAAGAGGGAGGTAAACCCCTGCGGCCTTCAAGGAACATTCAATGCCGAACATGTTGGCATCGGAGATGAGGATAATCTCAAAGTGGTTCTGGCGCTTAGAGAGGAATTGGAAGAGCTCCTGCATGCCAGGAGAGAAGGGAATCTTTTCATAGACTGCTTTGAAGTCGGCCATCTTTACCCCTTGATCCCCCAGATATTTCAAAACCCGCTGCATGTACTCATTGTAGAAGCCTTCCTGGAAGTTTGGCGTATGGACCTCTGGCAGCTTTTTCTCAGAGCAGCCTGGACGACAGAATCATCACTATTCTCATTTACAATGGTCCTCATCAAAGTCAAAGACCAGGAGATACTTTGGCTTTGTGTGGCCGCCATTGGCCCATCCTGCAACAAAGGAGGTTGGTTAATGGAAAGCCAACTACAGTGTTTACCTTGCTTTGCCCTT harbors:
- the PHOSPHO1 gene encoding LOW QUALITY PROTEIN: phosphoethanolamine/phosphocholine phosphatase (The sequence of the model RefSeq protein was modified relative to this genomic sequence to represent the inferred CDS: inserted 4 bases in 4 codons; deleted 2 bases in 2 codons); its protein translation is MVSTIGIVPWARLHTRDLQWFILPFQRRRRSCSQTKVIFQQKSPLTDLVDVSGDNQGRSLQNARTGDGNHGCPPARSVTEEDEKVFEGIGLQCFLKDGPMAATQSQSISWSLTLMRTIVNENSDDSVVQAALRKSCQRSIRQXFQEGFYNEYMQRVLKYLGDQGVKMADFKAVYEKIPFSPGMQELFQFLSKRQNHFEIILISDANMFGIECSLKAAGVYSLFHKIFSNPSXFDKTGYFILGPYHSHNCPRCPSNMCKQKILTEYLEERAQEGXQIERIFYVGDGANDFCPXMAMKSSDIAFPRKGYPMHQLIQEVEKNPPGAYRATVVPWDSAIEVRSHLQEVLKETS